The sequence below is a genomic window from Lolium perenne isolate Kyuss_39 chromosome 7, Kyuss_2.0, whole genome shotgun sequence.
CGGTTCCTCTCCATGAATTGCTTCAAGTTGTGACGTCTTCTATGCACCTTCCGTGGATTGTGAATGGAGATTTTAATCTTGTTCTTGATCCAGCCGATTTCAAATAGAAGGCCTCATGGCCCAGCTTTATAGATAAAGCTACCAACATCATACAGAGTCAGGATACAAGTTCGCAACATCAAACCATACACACACGACCCGGTCCGATATCAGGAGAACATCGCCCCTAGCCGACACCACATGAGACGGTCCTAGAAAAGCAGAATCGATACAAAGCCCTGAAGCGGGTCGAATGAGAGACTAAACTGCAGCTCTAGTCCTCGCATGTAGCCTCCTGAGCTCGTCCCGCGCCACGTCCAGCAGCGCCCTGTCCCTCcgtctgaccagaaccctccatGACTTCATGTGGATAAGCATATGATAGAAAACGTCAGCCGGGTTACCGATCATCTTCCCTTCAATAGTTAGTTTATTCCTAATATTCCAGAGAGACCAGCTGAGGGTCGCAAAAGTGAACCAAACTAGTCTACGAAGGGGGCCTGCCAGACCTGCGCCAGTGCGATGAAGTCCCCAGCCCCTGCCGGGTTCCAATCGCAATGAAGGAGTTCCCTAACTCCAGCCCACATGAATCTCGCCATGTGGAAGGTGAAGAAGATATGATTACAGTCCTCAATCTCTCCACACAGCGCACAATGGTCATCGGAGGGTCCCATCCTCTTGGCCACCTGCTCGCAAGACGGGAGCTTCCCTCTGATCAGCTGCCACATGAAAATCTTGATCTTAGGAGGTACCCTAGTCCGCCAGACCTACTTGAAATGTGTGACAGCCGCCCCCTGCAGGAGGCCATGGTACACGGACCTGGTCGAGAAGATCCCAGAGTTCTCGAGTGCCCACGATACCTTGTCATTCTGCTCGTCCACCGGCAGACTTCTCTGCACAAGTTATCCCATTCCACGGATTCCGTAAGACTAAACTGACGGCGGAACTGGATGCACCATTCGCCAGGAATCCCCTCTAGCACCCTGGTCGCATGCACCGTCACATCTGGGTGGGTGCAGCAACTAAACAGGCGAGGATAGCGGGCGCGCAGGGGCCCCGGCCCCACCCACCAGTCCTTCCAGAAGTAGGTCCACTTCCCATTGTGAACCGAATGCTTCGCCCCAAGCTTGAAGTGCCACTTAATTTTCTGGATGGCATTCCAGAATTGTGATCCCCTCACCGGCACTTCCTTGGAGAAGAGATCATGGGTGCCAAGATATTTGGCCCGAAGAAGGTCCGCCCATAGGCCCTCCTCATTCTGGTAGATCTTCCAGATCCACCGGAGCATGAGCGCAATGTTCATGAGTTTAGTGTTGAGGATCCCCAAACCCGCCACCTCCCTAGGTTTACACACAGTCGCCCAGTCGACCATGTGAACAGAATGCCATCCCTAGGTTTAATGTTGATCCAGCCGATAAAAGCAATGGCCGGGTGAACAGAAGGATGATGAATAAATTCAGGTATGCCATTAACTCACTAGCGCTCCAGGATATGCCAATGCCAGGTCGGAAATATACATGGAGCAATGAACACGATGAGCCAATCATGGCCAGGCTAGATCGCATTCTCTTCAATCCTGCCTGGGAGGATACATACCCGATCAGCGACTTGACGGCCCTCTGTACAAACATATCTGACCACTGTCCTTTGCTCATGACGTGTGCTTCTACTCGTCTAAGATCATTCAGATTCCGCTTCGAAAATTTCTGGCCATCCTCCGCGCCATCGACGCTCTCCGGAGGGGTTTCCTCTGGAATTTCGACGGGCGCGCTTCTGGCGCCAAATGCCTCGTCGCTTGGACTCAGGTATGCCGCTCCAAAAATGAGGGCGGCCTTGGAATCAAGTGTCTGGCAACGCGGAATGCTTGCCTCCAGGTCAAGCTCCTTCACCGGCTTCACACCGTCCCCCTGTCTCCCTGGGCTTGCTGGGCATGGCGCTCCGTCGACGGCCCCATTGCTGCGGGCAAGAGGAGCGACGTGGGGCAACACTGGTCTGCCCTTGCCGCTCTCATGCCCCTCTACAGGAGCATCTCCAAGGTCGTGCTTGGGGATGGCGAGCGCATCGGCTTCTGGATGGACGACTGGGCCGGGTGTGGCGCGCTCTGCCACGCTCTACCGGCGCTGTTTTCCCATGCtacccacccgcacacctccgttGCCGCGGTGGTGCGTGGCGGTCTCCGTCGGGCTCTTGCCCCCAGGCTCTCCGCCGTGGGGGAGCGAGAGTTCACCGCTCTCCTCCCTCGGGTCGAGGCTTTGCAGCTCTCGGGGCAGCCCGACTCTCGGATCCTCACTATGTGTGCCAAGCGCACCGGCGAGCTTGCCGTCGGCGAACTCTACAAGCTGATGCAGTTCGGCGGCGTCGACGCCCCTTTCGCGGACTTCGTCTGGGGTGGATTCGCCCcgtccaaggccaagttcttcgcCTGGCTGCTCGTGCAGTCTCGTATCCAGTCGCGGGCGGCGCTGTTCAAGAAGCACGTCctatccgaggaagaggcactctGCCCCATCTGCGAGAGCGAGAGGGAAACGGCGACACACCTCATCTTCGCCTGCCCCTTCGTGCGTCGCTTCTGGGACGCGATCGGCTGGAGCTTTCCCGTTGATGCGGATGTGCGTCGGCTGTTCTCCTACGACACCCCTGTCCCCCGTGGCTCCAAAGCGACCTCGACTCTCACCATCCTTCTCTGCTGGAATATTTGGAAGCACCGTAATGGGGTTGCTTTCCGCGGTGAGCGCGCTAGCCTCCCCCGTCTCCTCTCCATGTGCCGTGAGGATGCCGCTCTTTGGGAGCTTCGTGCTCCCGCTGCCCTGCATGATGAGGCTGTCGCCTGGCCCTCTCTCTTAGGCACTGTGTAATATGCCGGTTTCTTGCGGCTGCTCTCCCCTCCCCCCCGTGTTGTTCCCCTCTTCCTCTGAAACTATCCTGCTGTAAAACGTGGCCCCGTTGTGCCGGTTTGGAAATATAAATTCTGGTGGGGATCCTCTCCCCCCcggtgaaaattcaaaaaataaaaaaaagctgCCAGGCTTTATGGAGGTGGTGCAAACAACTTGGTCGACGGTGGATAAGGCAGCAGATCCTCTTTTCACGCTTGACGCCAAACTAAAAGCCACCGCCAAGGCTTTAAGAAGCTGGGGACAGAGAAAGCAAAGCCATTGCGCACTGTTGTTTCAGATCGCCAATGAAGTGATTCTGCGTTTTGACGAGGCCAGTGAAACGAGGGAGCTATCTGACGGAGAACGCCGCCTTCGAGCCTTCCTTAAAGGAAAATGCCTGTCCCTTGCATCGTTGAAGCGGACTAGGCTCAGGCAGCGAGCGCGCATTCGAGATCTCCAGGAAGGAGACGCCAATTCGAAGTATTTCCATATGAAGGCTAATGCAAGGTGCCGTAAGCACCTGATTCCGATCCTTCGCCGCGATGACAGGACGGCCATGGCGACGTCAGACAAGCTGGACTTGGCCACTGAATACTTCACAGAAATCCTTGGCTCGGCCCCAGCCCGGCAAAATCTTCTCAACCTGAACGAAGTGAACCTGCCGACACTCACGGCGGCGCAAGCTAATGCTCTGGAGGCCCCCTTCTCCCATGATGAGGTCAGGAAAACCATCATGGAAATGCCTGTTGACAGAGCGCCTGGACCAGACGGCTTCTCTGGTCTCTTTTTCAAGATTTACTGGACAATCATAGGAGACGACATCGTCGCGGCTTTGGATCATTTACACAAGGGCCAATTCAGAAGCTTCAGACTCCTCAACTCCTCCATCCTAATCCTTCTGCCAAAAAACAGGACCCTCTGGACATCAAGGAGTACAGGCCAATTAGTTTAATCCACGGCTTCTCGAAAATTTTCACCAAAATCTTAGCGGCTCGTCTGGCTCCTCTCCTCCCGACACTAGTGTCTCAAGCACAGAGTGCATTTGTGCAAAGCCGCAGCATACATGAGAACTTCAAACTTGTGGCCAATACGACCAGATTTTTGCATAAAAAGAAGAAACCGACGGTACTGATGAAAATCGATATCTTGAAAGCCTTCAACACCCTGTCGTGGGAGTTTCTGATTGTGGTCCTTCGCCGTAGAGGTTTTGGGAACCTATTTTGCAACTGGCTTTGTGGCATTCTTCGTTCGGCATACACTAGAGTGATGATCAACGGAGAACAAGGGGCGCCAATACAATTAGCTCGAGGTGTACGCCAAGGTGATTCTCTGTCGCCCACTCTCTACATCTTGGCCATGGATTCAGTTCATGCTATCATACAATGGGCGGTGGATCACGGGTTAGGCTCCATCGGGCAGTGCCATGAACCTAGATTTATGCTGATGATGCTGTTCTTTTCTTTCGTCCACTACCTCAAGACATGGAAGTGATTGCGGCAGCCTTACAACTTTTTGCCCATGCTTCCGGCCTCCACATAAATCTGCAGAAGAGCTCGATTACTGGCATTCTCTGCGAGGAGAATCTGATAGAGGGGACCACAAACCACTTCCATTGCTCTCACAAGGATTTTCCTATCTCCTATCTCGGGATCCCTCTCACCATAGGCAGGCTACGTCGAGCAGCTGGCCTCTAATCGACAAATATTCCAAGAAGTTTAAAGGATGGGAACCGAAACTCCTCAGAACAAGTGGTCGTCTCACTCTAACCAAATCTGTTATCATGGCGCTGCCAGTACATCTTCTCTCTGTCCTCCCAATTCCACAATGGGCTTTGGACATCATAAATAAGCGCTGCCGTGGCTTTGTCTGGAAGGGGGAGGAAGAGATTAATGGTGGGCATTGTCTTCTTCCATGGGTGCACGTCTGCAGTCCAATTCAAAATGGCGGCCTTGGGATTCTGAACCTGAAGCTCTTCGGTACTGCCCTTCGTTGCCGCTGGCCCTGGCTCAGATGGGCTCCAGAACCACGGCCTTGGACTATGATCCCTGCAGAAGATGATCCAGAGGCGCTTGCCTTGTTTCGCGCGGCGACGGTGGTGCAACTTTGCGATGGCAAAATCGCTAAGTTTTGGACAGACAACTGGTTACCTTGAGGAATTTCGGTGCAGACCATGGTACCATCCCTTTGTTCTTTTGTCAAAAATTCGGGCATCACAGTCGCAGCGGCACTCGAGAACCATAGATGGATCAGAGATATCTGCGGCGGTCTCTCTGCCCAAGCGATGGCGCAATACCTCTAGATCTGGGACATCTCCAGCGCAACTACCCTGACGAAAAACCAACCTGATAAGCTGATCTGGTGTAGGACTACTGACGGGAAGCTCTCGGTCAGCTCCGCATACCAAATGTTTTTCATGGCAAAAACCCAGTTTACTTGCGCCAAGCAAATATGGAAGTCGAAggcccactagtggaaaacaagccatttgatccgggtggtaagcgccttttgtcgcgggcggccagccgcgacaagagagccgcgacaaaagggtcaaCCTTTTGTCccgggtcgcttacgacccgcgacataaggtccaccacgtggcagccgcggggcgcgcagggcacaggcccttttgtcgcgggcggtattaccacccgcgacaaaaggccctctacgtggcgcgcgcacaacgctgctgctttagggtttgaggggtgcagcaccccccccgccaccgaccgcctgttatttcatttttttcgttcgaaaataaaagttgcatatatttgtacgctactagaagttgtacacgttcattcattatatatatatatagatcgatcaaacaaatattggaagcaaaagtcgattccccttacacatattcgtagattccctacatatatacatggagctcacgatcgacaagcggtactaacgaccgtctatttggaggtagagcatctatttggactaaacaagcctttgttgtttattacttctctaaccaaaagtcccgccagttcctcggcgattcctagtgcgtgttcctttggttggagtctgtcccgcatgaagtcgacctatatacgaaaatgagatgagtatgactatatcagtcttgataacgaaatattgatgataataaataaagttgtgaatgttattgcttacgtcgaatttatctttgttctgcttctcagtggttaacatgcgaatggactcgcaaacgtagtatccacatagattcgtcccttgtggctgctggaggcacggtacaggagtaaatgttagcttctttgcaaaggtaatctccttatgatgattctccaaagcttgccaagccctgccaggcaaaagaatgattgaatgagtggaaaattaattgatatctcacgaaagataaagcgcggcgatgaaggaaattacacttggagcaaattctgcaagtcctggaacccgttcaagcctctactca
It includes:
- the LOC139833793 gene encoding uncharacterized protein, producing the protein MPLYRSISKVVLGDGERIGFWMDDWAGCGALCHALPALFSHATHPHTSVAAVVRGGLRRALAPRLSAVGEREFTALLPRVEALQLSGQPDSRILTMCAKRTGELAVGELYKLMQFGGVDAPFADFVWGGFAPSKAKFFAWLLVQSRIQSRAALFKKHVLSEEEALCPICESERETATHLIFACPFVRRFWDAIGWSFPVDADVRRLFSYDTPVPRGSKATSTLTILLCWNIWKHRNGVAFRGERASLPRLLSMCREDAALWELRAPAALHDEAVAWPSLLGTV